ctccactcctgtcacattaccttccatcttccagtctgcacctatggcctcatggggagttgcTTATGATCAGTTGgccaaggaagagaaaactcgtgcctggtttacagatggttctacgtgatatgcaggcaccactcaaaagtgggcaGCACCAGCACTACAGCCCCATTCTGGGACCTCCCCAaagaacagtggtgaagggaaatcctcccaatgggcagaacttccagCAGTGCACCtgtttgttcactttgcttggaaggagaaatggccagatgtgtgattgtatactgattcatgggctgtggccaatggtttggctagatggtaagggacttggaaggaacatgattggaaaattggagacgaggagatatggggaagaggtatgtagctagacctctctgaatgggccacagaagtgaagatatttgtgtcccatattaatgctcaccaaagggtgacctcagcagaggaggattttaaaaatcaagtaggTAGGATGACGAATTCTGGGGAAACCAATCATCCTCTCTCCAGCCACTCCCGTCGTTGCTCAGTGGGCTCAtggacaaagtggccatggtggcagggatggaggttatgcatgggttcagcaacatggacttccactcaccaaggccgtcTTGGCTGCAGCCACTGCTGAATGCCCAGTCTGAGTCCCCGATACGGCACCATCCTTCGAGGTGGTCAGCCATCTTACCAGGTGCCTACATTTTCTTgccttggttttgtgtgtgtttctggtaatttgtgttgttgttaggtgccatgactGTAACAAGACTAGATTCCTGAACACCTCATCCCCTCCATTAAAGTCTCATCCTGATATGGGGAAATATCTTCAAATTGAACAGTTTCAGAAGAAATTCTGGAAGGAACCTTAAAGGCCTTCCTACCGCCAGCCTAGATGAGCTTTCCTTCACACTTGTCCATAGCCACACTTATACCATACCACCACCACTTGGTCCCCAACCCTACATGCCTTTATTCCATGGGCTTTTCCAGAGTTCAGGCCAAAAGGAACTGTGCTGCCACATCACCACCCAGTTAAGAGAGCACCAGCTCTAGTAAAACTTGACTCCTGCAAAGGTCTTTTATCTCCTgtcttctctttcagtttctgcccttatttctctttcttttcagcCTCATCTCTCACACTGTATCTGTTCTGGgtttcctttaatcattacaccACCCCTCTAATCATAAGGTGTCACTTGTTTACAAGGTGTCAAGCAGAAAGCAGAAGAACTTTCTATACTTAAACAAATGATTTTGTACTTTTAGGCATCATGAGAGAGGCAGGTAATACATTTGAGAAAGTCTTCTTGGTGCCTCTTGAATCCCCACTGGCAGGACAAGGGGCAATTATGCCACACAAACTCTGGGCCAGAGTCTTTTCACAGGCTATGATTGGTCACACTCAAGCCCTTTCCTCCCCTGTCAATCACCATGAAGTCACACATCATCATCATTTAGGGTTTATTTAGCCCAGTGCTATAATGGTAGAGGAACCATCATGGTGGGTTCCCCCGAGACAGACACCCCATTCATATCTGAGCATCACTTTCCTGGTCACTAAAGTCAAGGCATCTGATTACATCCTAAAACCCCTAGTTGCTCTGATATCGTAGGGTATAGCGTGTGAGCTGGGTGGGTGGATACATTGAACCCCTGGGGATGACCTCTGTGAGAATACAGTGTGGTgagcagcttagctgggtggAGTCTGGCTAGTAGGTGGATCCTGGGCTGGTTCACAGGAGGCCTCTCCACCTTTGTCGCCTCCAGGGAAGATGACTGTGGCTTATGTCACAGGCTTGGAGGAGATTGGGGCCTTAGGAGGCAGAGGGGGTGATGGAGGTGAAAGTGGGGGTTTCCCTGATAGGGGATCAAGAGGTAGGCTGGTGTAAGTGGTATTGTCAAAGGAGGGTGGTGAGTCGAGCCTAACATATGGTACATCCGATGGCAAATCAGCCGGTCCAGAATCATTGTTGTGGTGACCCACCGAGGAGGGGTCCTGTAATAAAAGCAGGCAAATCAGGAAAAGAGATGatgcctccctgtgcctcagttccctttGGTGCATAGCCTGGGACCAAAGTGGCTCTGTCTCTCTCAAATCCTCAGTGTATCCATGAGTAAGAGAGCTTCACCAGGTTCCTTTTGAAGATTTTCAAGCACTGAGTTTCTCCCCACATCTGGGAAGATGGGATACCAAGGGAAACCGTTGGTGCCCAATCTACAGCATTTAGGAAGAGGGTTTAGACCCTGACTTTTTCTACCCCATCGTCCTGGGGCCTCCTAGTGAACATCACAGACGGAAGGTCTGGGGAATATGGTGTTGGGGGCCGGCAGTGTCCTTACCATGGCTGGAACTCTGTTACTCTGGGATTCGCCACAAGCTGCAAGCCTGTTCCCTGGCAGGACAGAGGACAGCAGCACCATCTGGTTCCTGTGCTGACTCACAGCCCAGCCCCCactctcttcacagcctctggaGCCTCGTTCCTAGTCCAGCCTGACCTTCTTCCACCATGGCCACCACCAAACCTttaccctttcagtctctccagcCCCGCAGACTACCCTAACTTTCCTCACCCACTTACATGGCTTCCACAATTCCCTTCAACCTGCCTCCCTAAGCCCTGTTCCCCATCTCCAATCCTACTGCCCCACCCTTTccaattcttttctttccccaGGCCTTTTCCCACCaaatctcctccctcccttccattcTTCAGCCATGTGAACCCTGGGGTATGGGCACCTTACTAAAGTCTGATAACCCCATTTGTAGGGGGAGCAGACCTAGACTCCTGGCCTAGTCTGCAGAGCTGGTTGATAACAAGACCAGTGGGACCAGGCTGGGATAGATAGCTACCTACCTTTCCTTTTGGCCATCACAACAAACAGCACCACTGCCGCAACCAGCAAGGCCAGCAAGAGCACAGAGCCCCAGATCAATGGAAtgctgagagacagaaagggacagctGGCTTAGCCCTGAAGCCTGCAGGGGCTGCTTGCCAGGAGCCCTAGAGCAGTGGCAGAGGGTTCACATTCTCCACAAGCCACAGTTGGGAGAAAGAAGATTTTTGGAATGAAATGAGGAGGGCAGACTCAGCCAGGGCAGAAGAAGCGTGCATTCTCAGGGTACACTGGCTGAAGACCTACCCATCACTAAACTGGGATAGAGAGGTCTGCCTGATCAGAGGTTCCCCAGCGTGGAAGGAATGATAAGGTACCCCCTTTTGATTTTGTCTGGGGCTCTAAGCAAGTCATATCTTCCCCACCATCCTTCTCCTGGCCACCCAAATCCAGTTCTTGTCAGTACCTCTTCTCATCTGGGCTGGGTTCCAGAGGGCTGGCACTGCCCACGGGATCTGAGGAGAGCTCACCAAAGGGACTGCCAATCTCGTAGGTTTCCtctgctttctcttctttcaggCTAGGAGCTGAATCAGAAGGAAGTATTTAATGAGCACATGCCAGTGTTGAGGTCTGAGGGACTGAGGATGTGGATCTGAGGAAGGAGAAGCTTGGAATGTTCCTGGGGGTCAGGGAACAGCACTGGCTCTTCGtgtccattgttgttaggtgatagctgccctatagcacagagtaactgccccatagggtttgctgggctgtaatctttacagaagcagatttctaggtctttctcccgcagagcgctGATGGGTTTGGACCACCCGCCTTTCAGTTAACATACCAGGTTGTGAATATACCCCCCTTCCCCTCTATAATCAGTGGCGTCCCGCGTTTCTTTCACCTGCTTCGCTCTGTACTCCTCTGTCTTACCAGGCTGTTCAGACTATGTAGAAAACACTCTGGGTAATCTctgtccacctcccctccccaccacagAATAGGGTTCTCCTACCCTAATCCTCAGTGGTGACCTTGCTGCTGTCTTTCATCGGTCTCAAAAGAGGCCTCAGCACAGCCTGTTAGTCCTTTTATTACTGCGTGACCTGCAACCGTGTGACCCCACCCACAAGCTGGCTGAGCCCCATCTGAGCTCTGCCTTCAGGATGtaaggagaggagccctggtggtgcagtggttaagtgcttggctgctaatcaagaggtccacagctgaacccaccagccactctgcaagagaatgacgtggcagtctgcttctgtaaacattacagccttggaaaccctacggggcagttctactctgtcctatagggtcgctatgagtcagaatcgactcgatggcaacaagtttgattttttaggTCAGCCGTAATAGGATGCAGCACCAGTTGACTCTTGTTGAGAGGTTTGCTCAGATTCTGATACTTGATTTTGTGACAGGGCTTGTCTCACTGGACCTGAGGTTCTGTCTTGGAAACCTGACTGGTCCTTCCAGGCCCTCTGGTATGGGGGCCTTGCCTTGTTCTTGAGAGATTCACTATTCCTGCTCCCAACCCATGCGACACCAGGAACTGGAGATGCCATGGCCCACTTCTTGCTGCACACCCTGCTGCCTAGTGGGCTGCGTACGATGGGCCTCTCTGAAGACAGTGCTTGCCTGAGCCACCCCTACCTTCTCCCCGGATGCCACGCTCCACCTGCCTGCCCGAACACCCATCCTCTACAGCCGGGTGGGTTCTCTAGCTCCTACCCCATTGCAGTCGGTGGGGTGCTACAGGTACCTGTCACCTTTTTCTAGTGTATCACATCCTGACAAATTTGCCTTTTAAGTTACCTGACTTACGAGACACCAGAATATCAAGGAACAAGGAATTACCAGAATTACTAGATCCCAGTGTGTCAAGGAATGAGGATAAAGGGTGGTTTAGGATTAGCAGGAGTATATTTATGATATGTAATACTAATCATGGACTCAAAAAGGATTCTAATGACAACTTAGTATAACCCTCTTATttaatggaaagagaaaaaagcaagaaaatgtaAGTATCTTACTTTCATTATTTGGGGATCGGGCATAAATTACTTGTGCAAAAAAAGACCTACAAATGAATAGAAGACAATATAGCAGCCTCTGGTAGCTGGCCATTTTCCCTCCAAACACCatttacagaatccttcaatttttccaaaagttttttttttttcctaatactttaaaattttcttttgataAAGGCGTAGACACTAGGAAGTTCTAGTCTGTGAGAATAAAACCTGtaagaacaaaatgtttcctgtACTGAAAATAGGATTGAGAACATTGGCTTAAATGTTGGTGACactgtttccatttttaaaactgaATGAGATAAAACAGTTCACGCATTGAGTCTACCTAGCCTACGGGTGAGGCACATACTAGATGCTAAGTGaagatttataaaattaaataggATATGAATTTAGTAACTTAagccaccaaacccagtgcaggaATAAAAAACTGGAAGCTATCAAAAATTAATTCCAGTTTATGTGCTGAAATTAAACTTTTGTTTAAAGCATCTCTAAGTAAAAAGCTGATCGCATCAAGTATGTTGAAAATGCTGGAAGAAGTGCTGAGGCCATGGGGTAGGGAAGGAGGCTGtgtttcctgtggggaaaccagCTTTTGTGGGAGGTGGACAGGGTGCTGTTTGGCTGATTTATCACTGGCTTCCCAACCAGCATGGTTTCCGTTCCCTGCAGCGCTGGGGAAAAGATGTCTTCTCCCAATGTTTCCTCTCAGGGGTCCTTGCCTCCCAGGGGCCCCCACTAGAGGCCCAAGAGCCCAGGCAAAAGAAGGGATAACTAGCAGGTAACTCACCTGGAGGGATCACTTCCAGAGCCATGCGGTACACTGTCTGGGATCCTGC
This is a stretch of genomic DNA from Elephas maximus indicus isolate mEleMax1 chromosome 1, mEleMax1 primary haplotype, whole genome shotgun sequence. It encodes these proteins:
- the TREML1 gene encoding trem-like transcript 1 protein, with amino-acid sequence MGHNLLLLLLLTPAGQGLVGSLPEVLQVPVGDSIQVHCHYGLQDVKARKVWCRFLLDSCQPLVSSPVDRRAPGDRRTFLTDLGGGLFQVEMISLREEDAGEYGCMVEGAAGSQTVYRMALEVIPPAPSLKEEKAEETYEIGSPFGELSSDPVGSASPLEPSPDEKSIPLIWGSVLLLALLVAAVVLFVVMAKRKGNRLAACGESQSNRVPAMDPSSVGHHNNDSGPADLPSDVPYVRLDSPPSFDNTTYTSLPLDPLSGKPPLSPPSPPLPPKAPISSKPVT